Below is a window of Veillonellaceae bacterium DNA.
CTGTTGCCCAATCTAACCACTGAATATAATCGGGTTCCATATACAGCCACGCAAATCTGTTTTCTTGCGCTGCATCCATATCTACAACTTGGTAATCAAAATCTGATCCATACTTGCTTGAGGGATTCATTGCTGCTAGTATTTTTACATCTGCATGCAGCTTATAGCCATTAATCTCTCTATTTAATATTAAATTCATAAGCTCCTGTTGTACTGTATGTTCACAGCGATTTATCTCGTCGATAAATAAAAGAACTTTTCTTCCTTTAGATATTTCTTCATCAATTTCCCGGAGCTTATGATGGACGGCATATACTGTTGTCTTCTTTTCAACCTTATCACCATTATCATTAACTCTTACATAAGATTCTATAGACGGAAGGCCGCCTATTTCGCCTTCTTTAAGGAGATTCCCATTAATAACAATTAGACTCCAATTATTCTCTTTAGCAATTTCCTCGGCTAAAGCTGTTTTTCCGATGCCGCTTTCACCGACTATTAAAGGTACTTCTCCGGTAGCTAGTACCAAATCAACACTTTTTAAGGTGTCTATAAAATTCATAATATCCCTCCTATAGCAACTTCAGCTTTTCATCTACAGCTATTTTTTTGGCTTTTTTACTTCCGTATTTATAAATAAACATTATCTTATCCATTGGTATGATCTCGCTTACAGCACTAGAATTTAAGTAGTCTCTAACATATTTTTCTTCAACAGCTTCATTTGCTAATGCTTCCTTTAACACTTGTTCTAGCTCATTTTTAGAGATCTCCTTCATGATATATTTAATCGCTAAGATATTGACTTTCAAAAATTCTAACATTTTCTTTTTATCTAAATCATTTATA
It encodes the following:
- a CDS encoding ATP-binding protein, whose protein sequence is MNFIDTLKSVDLVLATGEVPLIVGESGIGKTALAEEIAKENNWSLIVINGNLLKEGEIGGLPSIESYVRVNDNGDKVEKKTTVYAVHHKLREIDEEISKGRKVLLFIDEINRCEHTVQQELMNLILNREINGYKLHADVKILAAMNPSSKYGSDFDYQVVDMDAAQENRFAWLYMEPDYIQWLDWATEAGIEQKVIEFISTFPEYLHKINEDDIRATPRSYERISSIYKIYKEKKDIIPRSVFLNVVRGNVGRLIAEEFVNFVESDYKPLISFEDVFLEDTLPETISERIKNESHTRLYLAAKNILKNLESNIKNYDSSHYIDRLIEFLQIYPVDLMIGIMKDIKNSYPEVYKHAIENEAFVELYFETYSLIR